The DNA sequence GGCCGGGTGCTGGTGCGCGACTCCAAGGACCGGGCCGGTGGCACCTTGGCCTTCGCGCCGGCCGCCTGGTCCGCCTTCGTCGCCCACACCCCGTCAGCCGTACGCTGACCATCGGGGCCGGCATGCGCCCGCCGGAGCTTCCGTCGACGCCGGTCGGCCTGACGCCGGTCGACCGGTCGCACCGTGCGGTGCTCGGCAACCTGGGGCAGCTCTACCGGTACGACCTTGCCGAAGCGTATCGCCACCTGCCGAACGCGGACGGCACCTACCACAACCGCCGTCTCGACCGCTTTCTGGCCGGCGCGGATCCGGACACTCGGGCGTGGCTGATCACAGTGGCGGGAGAGCTTGGCGGATTCGTCATGGCGGGCCGGGCGGATGAGATTGCCTTGATCAACGATTTCTTCGTGGTCCGGCCGTTGCGGCGGACTGGGGTAGGACGTGTGGCGGCTGGCCAGGTCATCGCCGAATGGCCGGGCCGGTGGAGGATCGCCTTCCAGGCGTACAACCCTGGGGCGCAGGCGTTCTGGCAGCGGGTGGCGACCGACGCGGTGGGACCGCACTGGCACCGGTCCGAGGTGGCGTCGGTGCCGGGCGCACCTGCGGATATCTGCCTCAGCTTCGACACGTTGCGCCGATGACTGACCGGGTCACCTGTGCGGCGCTAGAAGTCGAGCAGGGCGTCGGTCGTGACGTCGATCGGGAACGGAAGGTCGGAGGTCAGCCGCTGTCCGTCTGCGGCGACCGAATGTTCGACGTAGTGCTCGCCCTCCAGCCGGAACAGTCGCAGCGTAAGTGCTTCGTACTCGACCATGTCGGGCTCGACGAGTAGGTACCAGCCGATCCGCGCGGCCGCGTAGAACTGCATCTTCTGTACGCGGTCGGTGGCGACACTGCTCGGCGAGGTCATCTCGCCGGCCAGGACGACCTCGTGTGCGTCGGCGACGCCACCGAGTCGCCCGACCTTCGCCACCACCAGGTCCGGGATCACGATCCGGTTGGCGGCCAGTCGTACGTTCACCGCCTCGTATGCGCGCAGACCCGCCGACCGCGCGGCCGGCCGGATCGCGGTCAGGAGGAGGAACGAGATGTCCTGATGGGGTCGGTCCGGTGTCGGGTGCACCCACAGCCCGCCGTCGATCAACTCGATCCGGTTTCGGGTCTCCCCGAGCGCGAAGTACTCGGACTCGGTCCACGGCTCGGGGTGATCAAGTGCGGCAACGCTCATCGGCAGACTCATTTCCTGACGGAGGCTGCCACAAGCCTCCCACCACCGCGTGCCGCCGAGCCGGCGATCGTCGGCGAGTCGAGTAGGTCAGGCCCGGGATAGCCACGCCCTGACGGCGCTCCTGACCACTCGGGTGGCGGGTCAGATGTCGGCCGGCCGCCACGAGGTCGATGCAGCGCCGGGCTCTGGGAGGGTGGGTGGCTGTGACGGTGGTACAAGACGGGAGGCCCTGAGCAGAGGTAGACTGAATCACTGCGCGGGAAATTGATTCAAGTCGGGAGGGGTGGCGGCAATGAGTACTGGTGCCCGGATCGAGCGTGCCCGGATCGCCGCTGGTCTGAGTCAGCGAGCTCTCGCCGAACGTTCAGGCGTCTC is a window from the Solwaraspora sp. WMMD792 genome containing:
- a CDS encoding Uma2 family endonuclease, with product MSVAALDHPEPWTESEYFALGETRNRIELIDGGLWVHPTPDRPHQDISFLLLTAIRPAARSAGLRAYEAVNVRLAANRIVIPDLVVAKVGRLGGVADAHEVVLAGEMTSPSSVATDRVQKMQFYAAARIGWYLLVEPDMVEYEALTLRLFRLEGEHYVEHSVAADGQRLTSDLPFPIDVTTDALLDF
- a CDS encoding DUF397 domain-containing protein, producing MNASEPIWRKSSRSSPNGGNCVEVADNLPGRVLVRDSKDRAGGTLAFAPAAWSAFVAHTPSAVR
- a CDS encoding GNAT family N-acetyltransferase, with the translated sequence MRPPELPSTPVGLTPVDRSHRAVLGNLGQLYRYDLAEAYRHLPNADGTYHNRRLDRFLAGADPDTRAWLITVAGELGGFVMAGRADEIALINDFFVVRPLRRTGVGRVAAGQVIAEWPGRWRIAFQAYNPGAQAFWQRVATDAVGPHWHRSEVASVPGAPADICLSFDTLRR